One Fibrobacter sp. UWB16 DNA window includes the following coding sequences:
- a CDS encoding TIGR02147 family protein — protein MINIFEYLNYRDFLKDAYEERHASDWRFSHRFIAEKAGFDSSMFNKILQGKRNLTDRIVEVFASIFCSDEREKAYFANMVAFNQAKTHTESRQFLEKLVASKECKVENLAKDQFEYFDHWYHAVVRELVTFYPYVGDDAALGLMVRPPISASQVKSSIALLERLSMIKKNEQTGFYEQTQGLVSSGFESYNTAVNAYIQQNLDVAQTAMDRFDRSERNLSTLAFGCDETTYKELVEMVRRFRREVLAKVGACQKPNRVFQLGMQLFPLSDPYPPPQRRGRKRRIRGAEIQNASREIADESREPAEVQGGNHEN, from the coding sequence ATGATCAATATTTTTGAATATCTGAATTACCGCGATTTTTTGAAAGACGCCTACGAAGAGCGCCATGCAAGTGATTGGCGTTTTAGCCATCGTTTTATTGCCGAAAAAGCGGGCTTCGATTCATCGATGTTCAATAAGATCTTGCAGGGCAAGCGAAACCTGACCGACCGCATTGTCGAAGTTTTTGCGTCTATCTTTTGCAGTGACGAACGCGAAAAAGCGTACTTTGCAAACATGGTTGCTTTTAACCAGGCTAAAACGCATACCGAAAGCCGTCAATTCCTGGAAAAGCTTGTCGCATCCAAGGAATGCAAGGTGGAAAACTTGGCGAAGGACCAGTTTGAATATTTTGACCATTGGTACCATGCTGTCGTTCGTGAACTTGTGACTTTTTACCCGTATGTGGGTGACGATGCCGCCTTGGGCCTTATGGTGCGCCCGCCGATTTCTGCAAGCCAGGTAAAGTCTTCGATTGCGCTTTTGGAACGCTTGTCGATGATCAAGAAAAACGAGCAAACAGGATTTTATGAACAAACGCAAGGTCTTGTTTCGAGTGGCTTTGAATCGTACAATACGGCGGTGAACGCTTACATCCAACAGAATCTGGACGTGGCGCAGACGGCGATGGACCGTTTTGATCGTAGTGAGCGCAATCTTTCGACGCTCGCATTTGGTTGTGACGAAACGACTTATAAAGAGCTTGTCGAAATGGTGCGCAGGTTCCGTCGCGAAGTGCTTGCTAAAGTAGGTGCGTGTCAAAAGCCGAATCGCGTTTTCCAGCTCGGCATGCAACTTTTCCCGCTTTCGGACCCGTATCCGCCACCGCAGAGGCGTGGGCGCAAACGCCGCATTCGCGGTGCCGAAATACAGAATGCTTCTCGTGAAATTGCGGATGAATCTCGCGAACCTGCCGAAGTTCAAGGGGGCAATCATGAAAACTAG